A single window of Nicotiana sylvestris chromosome 3, ASM39365v2, whole genome shotgun sequence DNA harbors:
- the LOC138887751 gene encoding uncharacterized protein, with protein MYRQPRNPPPYPFHGPSSSNNEMGQIENMFKQKMENNVDSYSQLRSHNTSIRNLEVQMGKISQALNSLPKRALLSDTVVNPKGGNNMGHAMAVTTRSGRGRNAPTSSRRNLVDDEQVVQEEEIPNNVVQPNDEVRIDIDDSVEETQEEVKPSREHIINIPEPEQIPGYAKFMKDLVTKKRSMNFETIKVTHQVSAILHSMAPKLEDLDFGDWATKTHLCEIANDRSYYERPLGVIEDILVRVDKFILPEDFVILDCEVDYEVPIIRKRPFLTMGKAFCDVEAGELTF; from the exons atgtatcgaCAACCGAGAAACCCACCTCCTTATCCTTTCCATGGTCCAAGTTCttcaaacaatgagatgggacaAATTGAAAATATGTTCAAGCAAAAGATGGAAAATAATGTCGATTCGTATTCCCAACTTAGGTCACACAACACATCAATCCGCAACTTAGAAGTTCAAATGGGGAAAATCTCTCAAGCTCTAAATTCTCTCCCTAAAAGGGCATTACTAagtgacacggtagtaaacccaaagggtggaaACAACATGGGACATGCCATGGCCGTtactacaagaagtggaagaggTCGGAATGCACCCACCTCAAGTCGAAGGAACCTTGTGGATGATGAGCAAGTGGTGCAAGAAGAAGAGATCCCGAACAATGTGGTGCAACCTAATGATGAAGttcggattgatattgatgatagtgTGGAAGAAACTCAAGAGGAGGTGAagccgtctagggaacacattatTAACATACCGGAGCCG GAACAAATTCCCGGTTATGCCAAGTTTATGAAGGATCTCGTGACAAAGAAGCGGTCAATGAATTTTGAAACTATCAAagtcactcatcaagtgagtgcaattttGCATTCAATGGCTCCTAAATTGGAGGATCTCG ACTTtggggattgggcaaccaagacccacctcTGTGAGATTGCAAATGATCGATCGTACTATGAGAGGCCTTTGGGAGTGATTGAAGATATCttggttcgtgttgataaattcattcttccagaggattttgtcattctagattgtgaggttgattatgaagtgccgattattcgtAAAAGACCTTTCCTTACTATGGGGAAGGCTTTTTGTGATGTTGAAGCTGGAGAACTTACATTCTAG